A single genomic interval of Fibrobacter sp. UWB13 harbors:
- the purB gene encoding adenylosuccinate lyase produces MRDQFESPLIKRYASKEMSFIFSPQYKFQTWRKLWIYLAESEMELGLPITQEQVDELKAHEKDINFEVAEEEEKRRRHDVMSHVYAYGVQCPKAKGIIHLGATSAFVGDNTDLIQMQQAMILVRKRLCRVMDKLSKFAMEYKDMAQLGATHFQAAQLTTVGKRACLWLQDMLIDLEELNFLIEVLPFRGVKGTTGTQASFMDLFNGDEEKIMELDRRVTAKAGFKRVLTITGQTYTRKWDNRVNQVLSSIAQSLHKFATDMRLMQGVKEVEEPFEKTQIGSSAMAYKRNPMRSERICSLARFVMAQVNSTAFTQATQWFERTLDDSANKRLAIPEAFLAMDAMLIIAENVTNGLVVYPKVIEKRIMAELPFMATENIIMEGVKNGGDRQELHEEIRVMSMEAGKVVKEQGKDNDLLERVLKNEKFQKLGITEAKLKEILDLRKFVGRAPGQVVKFVTEEVRPAIEAVKDWANIDAGELKV; encoded by the coding sequence ATGCGTGATCAATTCGAAAGCCCGCTTATCAAGCGTTATGCTAGCAAGGAAATGAGTTTCATCTTCAGCCCGCAGTACAAGTTCCAGACTTGGCGCAAGCTGTGGATTTACCTCGCTGAATCCGAAATGGAGCTCGGCCTCCCGATTACGCAGGAGCAAGTCGATGAATTGAAGGCTCACGAAAAGGACATCAACTTCGAAGTTGCCGAAGAAGAAGAAAAGCGTCGCCGTCACGATGTGATGAGCCACGTCTATGCTTACGGCGTGCAGTGCCCGAAGGCGAAGGGCATCATTCACCTCGGTGCAACGTCTGCATTCGTGGGTGACAACACCGACCTCATCCAAATGCAGCAGGCTATGATCCTCGTTCGCAAGCGTCTTTGCCGCGTGATGGACAAGCTTTCCAAGTTTGCTATGGAATACAAGGACATGGCCCAGCTCGGCGCCACCCACTTCCAGGCCGCCCAGCTCACGACTGTGGGTAAGCGCGCTTGCCTCTGGCTCCAGGACATGCTCATCGACCTCGAAGAATTGAACTTCCTCATCGAAGTGCTTCCGTTCCGTGGCGTGAAGGGTACGACCGGTACGCAGGCAAGCTTCATGGACCTGTTCAATGGCGACGAAGAAAAGATTATGGAACTCGACCGCCGCGTGACCGCCAAGGCAGGCTTCAAGCGCGTGCTCACCATCACCGGCCAGACTTACACCCGCAAGTGGGACAACCGCGTGAACCAGGTGCTCAGCTCCATCGCTCAGAGTTTGCACAAGTTCGCCACCGACATGCGCCTCATGCAGGGCGTCAAGGAAGTGGAAGAACCGTTCGAAAAGACTCAGATTGGTTCTTCTGCCATGGCTTACAAGCGTAACCCGATGCGTAGCGAACGCATTTGCTCCCTTGCCCGTTTCGTGATGGCCCAGGTGAACAGCACCGCCTTCACGCAGGCAACGCAGTGGTTCGAACGTACGCTTGACGACAGTGCGAACAAGCGCCTCGCCATTCCGGAAGCATTCCTCGCTATGGATGCCATGCTCATCATCGCTGAAAACGTCACGAACGGTCTCGTCGTTTATCCGAAGGTCATCGAAAAGCGCATCATGGCTGAACTCCCGTTCATGGCTACCGAAAACATCATCATGGAAGGCGTGAAGAATGGCGGCGACCGTCAGGAACTCCACGAAGAAATCCGCGTGATGTCCATGGAAGCTGGCAAGGTCGTCAAGGAACAGGGCAAGGACAACGACTTGCTTGAACGCGTGCTGAAGAACGAAAAGTTCCAGAAACTCGGTATCACCGAAGCCAAGCTCAAGGAAATCCTCGATCTCCGCAAGTTCGTGGGGCGCGCTCCTGGTCAGGTCGTGAAGTTCGTGACTGAAGAAGTTCGCCCAGCTATCGAAGCTGTGAAGGACTGGGCAAATATCGACGCCGGTGAATTGAAGGTTTAA
- a CDS encoding haloacid dehalogenase-like hydrolase codes for MSSKNDENNDNPIVAICYDFDKTLSPDDMQAQGFIQAVGYDVQTFWKKSNDLAKQNGMDQNLAYMYTMLKTAIGKTQVTKKSLKDYGAKVELFPGVKEWFSRIRDFGKENNVTVEHYIISSGLKEMIEGNCIANEFTRIYASSFFFEDDIAMWPAQTVNYTNKTQFLFRIEKGTLDVNDQDVNKKFSNSEIRIPFRNMIYIGDSDTDIPCMKLINTNGGHSIGVYDKSTMDKTKVYRMMRDDRIRYFASADYSENSELDKLVKQIILRTKENEKLESIHIENLQEQMDYDSGLDENKKHKQDLILALECSSSFAKTHDVISDLRKIQDWDSNEIESLFRIGHLNSQVSAILDDDDVKLFFSNLLDSKECDKTRKYAKRIIDDMNESEN; via the coding sequence ATGTCAAGTAAAAATGATGAAAACAACGATAATCCAATTGTCGCCATTTGTTATGATTTTGATAAAACTTTATCTCCCGACGATATGCAGGCGCAGGGTTTTATTCAGGCTGTCGGATATGACGTTCAGACTTTTTGGAAAAAATCAAATGATTTGGCAAAGCAAAATGGAATGGATCAAAATTTGGCCTATATGTATACGATGTTGAAGACGGCAATCGGAAAAACTCAGGTCACGAAAAAATCTTTAAAAGATTATGGCGCTAAAGTTGAACTTTTTCCTGGTGTAAAAGAGTGGTTTTCTAGAATTCGTGATTTTGGAAAAGAAAATAATGTAACAGTTGAACATTATATCATTTCTTCAGGGCTGAAAGAAATGATTGAAGGGAATTGTATAGCAAATGAATTTACTCGAATTTATGCAAGCTCGTTCTTTTTTGAAGATGATATTGCGATGTGGCCTGCTCAAACTGTAAACTATACAAATAAAACTCAATTTTTGTTTAGAATAGAGAAGGGAACGCTTGATGTTAATGATCAAGATGTGAATAAAAAATTTTCAAACAGTGAAATAAGGATTCCTTTCCGCAATATGATTTACATTGGAGATAGCGATACGGACATTCCCTGCATGAAACTTATAAATACTAATGGAGGGCATTCTATTGGCGTTTATGATAAATCGACTATGGATAAAACAAAAGTCTATAGAATGATGCGTGATGACCGGATTCGGTATTTCGCTTCTGCGGATTATAGCGAAAATTCAGAATTAGACAAACTTGTTAAACAAATAATTTTACGTACAAAAGAAAATGAAAAATTGGAGTCCATTCATATAGAAAATTTGCAGGAACAAATGGATTATGATAGTGGACTAGATGAAAATAAAAAACATAAACAAGATTTGATTTTGGCTTTGGAATGTAGCAGTAGTTTTGCTAAAACTCATGATGTTATAAGCGATTTGCGTAAAATTCAAGATTGGGATAGCAATGAAATAGAAAGTCTCTTTAGAATTGGTCATCTTAATAGCCAAGTAAGTGCAATTTTAGATGATGACGATGTGAAATTATTCTTTAGCAATCTATTGGATAGTAAAGAATGCGATAAAACGCGAAAATACGCAAAGAGAATTATAGACGATATGAATGAATCGGAAAACTAA
- a CDS encoding glutamate-cysteine ligase family protein, with amino-acid sequence MSNYKLWERFGVEMEFMIVDRDTLNVLPRADVPLGKDKDGNQLSDIEYDDIGLSNELVSHVLEFKCAHPKSTFDGLGKRFFHEIRRANKKLEKINAMLLPSACHPFMDPAEMQLWPYDCLDIYQTYDRIFNCKGHGWANLQSTHLNLSFDGDEEFGELHAAIRLLLPLIPAIAASSPYLDGKYTGYRDARIEVYRHNQDKVPEITGQVIPEQAYSYDEYNKMIFDKVKKAIAPYDTEHLLNHFFLNSRGAIARFDRGAIEIRLVDIQECPNADIAIVELEIATLKAIVNGKFAASRENASAANSVPHTLKEYREFLRNFDTTRLAELLAKTTKDAENATIDWQEYLSVFGMDSAVSAGDIWKHIYSVVKNNLTEVSQSFMEKMLERGTLSSALYKALGDAPAHEAFVTEYKKLADCLAHNRLYGISE; translated from the coding sequence ATGAGCAATTACAAACTTTGGGAACGCTTCGGCGTCGAAATGGAATTCATGATTGTCGATCGCGACACGCTGAACGTGCTGCCTCGCGCCGATGTCCCGCTCGGAAAAGATAAAGACGGCAATCAGCTTTCTGACATTGAATACGATGATATCGGGCTTTCGAACGAACTCGTAAGCCATGTGCTGGAATTCAAGTGCGCACACCCCAAATCCACATTTGATGGGCTCGGCAAGCGATTCTTCCACGAGATTCGTCGTGCAAACAAGAAGCTCGAAAAGATCAACGCGATGCTTTTGCCGAGCGCCTGCCATCCGTTCATGGACCCGGCAGAGATGCAACTCTGGCCGTACGATTGTCTCGACATTTACCAGACTTATGACCGCATTTTCAACTGCAAAGGACACGGCTGGGCAAACTTGCAAAGCACGCACCTGAACCTTTCTTTTGACGGTGACGAAGAATTTGGCGAGCTTCACGCAGCAATTCGCTTGCTGTTGCCGCTGATTCCAGCCATTGCAGCCAGCAGCCCGTATCTCGACGGCAAATACACCGGCTATCGTGACGCCCGCATCGAAGTTTACCGCCACAACCAAGACAAGGTCCCTGAAATCACAGGCCAAGTCATCCCGGAACAGGCGTACAGCTACGATGAATACAACAAGATGATTTTTGACAAAGTCAAGAAGGCTATCGCCCCGTACGATACCGAACACTTGCTCAATCATTTCTTCTTGAACAGTCGTGGTGCCATCGCCCGCTTTGATCGTGGAGCCATTGAAATACGCCTTGTCGATATTCAAGAATGCCCGAATGCCGACATCGCCATTGTAGAGCTTGAAATAGCAACACTCAAGGCGATTGTGAATGGCAAGTTCGCGGCATCTCGCGAAAACGCATCCGCCGCAAATTCCGTGCCGCACACGCTCAAGGAATACCGTGAATTTTTGCGCAACTTCGACACGACACGCCTTGCTGAACTCCTCGCCAAGACCACAAAGGATGCTGAAAACGCGACCATCGACTGGCAAGAATACCTCTCCGTATTTGGCATGGATTCCGCGGTTTCCGCGGGCGACATCTGGAAGCACATCTACAGCGTCGTGAAAAACAATCTCACCGAAGTCTCACAGAGCTTCATGGAAAAAATGCTCGAACGCGGAACGCTCTCCAGCGCCCTCTACAAAGCACTCGGCGATGCCCCCGCCCACGAAGCGTTTGTCACGGAATACAAAAAATTAGCCGATTGCCTTGCGCACAACCGGCTCTATGGAATTAGCGAGTAA
- a CDS encoding site-specific DNA-methyltransferase has product MEKANMHSLDMVNENIKKIGNLFPECVTETVDENGNVKAAIDFEKLQENLSHATIGEGEERYQFTWPGKREAIHNANAPTNMTLRPCKEESVDFDNTENLYIEGDNLEVLKLLQENYLGKVKMIYIDPPYNTGNDFVYNDDFKEDTESFQSKSGMYDEDGNMLLQNFEKNTESNGRFHTDWLNMMYPRLKIARNLLSDDGVIFISIDDNEVENLRKVCDEIYGEGNFIACISWRRTDNQPNIGFFARVKEYILIYAKTSNFSLGRLPLTEKAKAEYRYKDAKGLFRRSILLHKTRGRRFYPKVTKLGNTLNGPWMVSEEEFDRMDANDEIYWTENGDGQPYGKIYLSESKGQIANDFWGIEYGTNQRASLEVEKIFNKRFFDFPKPISLLSFLVTLGSNKNSIILDFFSGSATTAHAVMQLNAEDGGKRKFICVQLPEATVEDSEAYKAGYKNICEIGKERIRRAGNKIKEEFGEKAKDLDIGFRVLKLADSNMKDVYYSPAETDSADIFDVNNVKEDRTPLDLLFQVMPECNLPLFSKIEERSIEGKTVYFVNGNYLVACFDEGITEKLIKSVIDVPDSEKPYYFYMRNLGLESDKVLDNFEQLFVHYSPTTKRKVI; this is encoded by the coding sequence ATGGAAAAAGCGAACATGCACAGCCTTGATATGGTGAACGAGAACATCAAGAAAATCGGGAACCTTTTCCCAGAATGTGTCACCGAGACAGTTGACGAAAATGGCAACGTCAAGGCCGCTATTGATTTTGAAAAATTGCAGGAAAACCTGAGCCACGCTACCATTGGCGAAGGTGAAGAACGTTATCAGTTTACTTGGCCCGGCAAACGCGAAGCTATCCACAATGCGAATGCTCCCACCAACATGACGCTGCGCCCCTGCAAGGAAGAATCCGTGGATTTTGACAACACGGAAAACCTTTACATTGAAGGCGACAACCTTGAAGTACTCAAGCTACTCCAGGAAAATTACTTGGGAAAGGTCAAGATGATTTACATTGACCCGCCTTACAATACGGGCAACGACTTCGTATATAACGACGACTTCAAGGAAGATACGGAATCGTTCCAATCGAAGAGCGGAATGTATGACGAAGATGGAAACATGCTTTTGCAGAACTTCGAGAAGAATACCGAAAGCAACGGCCGTTTCCATACTGACTGGCTGAACATGATGTATCCGCGCCTGAAGATTGCAAGGAATTTGCTAAGCGATGACGGCGTGATATTTATCAGTATTGATGATAATGAAGTTGAAAATCTTCGTAAAGTTTGTGATGAAATTTATGGAGAAGGTAATTTCATTGCTTGTATTTCGTGGCGAAGAACAGACAACCAACCTAATATAGGTTTTTTTGCAAGAGTAAAAGAATACATACTAATCTACGCAAAAACTTCAAATTTTAGTTTAGGAAGGCTTCCCTTAACAGAAAAAGCTAAGGCTGAGTATAGATACAAAGATGCAAAAGGGTTGTTTCGTAGATCAATTCTTTTGCATAAAACTCGTGGGCGCAGGTTTTATCCAAAAGTAACTAAACTAGGAAATACTCTAAATGGTCCTTGGATGGTTTCAGAGGAAGAATTTGATAGAATGGATGCTAATGATGAAATCTATTGGACTGAAAATGGTGATGGCCAACCTTATGGAAAAATCTATTTGTCAGAATCCAAAGGTCAAATTGCAAATGATTTTTGGGGTATAGAGTATGGAACCAATCAGAGAGCTAGTTTGGAAGTCGAAAAAATATTTAATAAGAGATTTTTTGATTTTCCCAAACCCATTAGCTTACTCTCATTTCTAGTGACTCTAGGATCCAATAAAAATTCCATCATCCTCGACTTCTTCTCCGGCTCTGCCACCACCGCTCATGCGGTAATGCAGCTCAATGCCGAAGATGGTGGCAAACGTAAATTCATCTGCGTTCAGCTTCCCGAAGCGACTGTGGAAGATTCCGAGGCCTATAAGGCTGGCTACAAGAACATCTGTGAAATCGGCAAGGAACGTATCCGTCGTGCAGGCAATAAAATCAAGGAAGAATTTGGCGAAAAGGCAAAAGACCTTGATATCGGTTTCCGTGTGTTGAAACTTGCCGATAGCAACATGAAGGACGTGTATTATAGCCCTGCAGAAACAGATTCCGCAGACATTTTTGACGTAAACAACGTCAAGGAGGACCGTACCCCGCTTGACCTGCTTTTCCAGGTCATGCCCGAATGCAATCTGCCGCTCTTCAGCAAGATTGAAGAGCGCTCCATTGAGGGTAAGACTGTCTATTTCGTGAACGGCAACTATCTCGTCGCCTGTTTTGATGAAGGAATCACCGAAAAACTCATCAAGTCTGTCATAGACGTTCCCGATAGCGAAAAACCTTACTATTTCTATATGCGCAATCTCGGTCTCGAAAGCGACAAGGTTCTCGACAACTTCGAACAACTCTTTGTCCATTACAGCCCTACCACCAAACGCAAGGTCATCTAG
- a CDS encoding TIGR02172 family protein: protein MEKIDLSQWTMFSNRHNSENYNSPDGKWMLKLGFPGFCSTKEELLREQDICRKVVSLGIPTPHVGDIVEQDGRLGLIYERIVGKRSISKCVGENPEHLEKYIKVFAEHCKKLHSTSCIPGTFQDAEEKYSRLIEESKMFPENVKEFARNLIKETPKVSRCVHGDMQTGNLIVNDNGAYFIDLGEFACGNPLFDLGCYFYFCHYLPDDYLLAAHYMNAAMMHKCWDVFAKYYFGADTPEKLAAVDARVKPYVLFSILDFEHLMAEDANLKYLEMNFQVARKDLGL from the coding sequence ATGGAGAAAATTGACTTATCACAATGGACGATGTTCAGCAATCGTCACAATTCCGAGAACTACAACAGTCCGGATGGCAAATGGATGCTGAAATTGGGTTTTCCGGGGTTTTGCTCGACGAAGGAGGAATTGCTCCGCGAGCAGGATATTTGCCGGAAAGTGGTTTCACTTGGAATCCCGACGCCGCATGTGGGCGATATTGTCGAACAGGACGGTCGTTTGGGCCTGATTTATGAACGCATCGTGGGGAAACGTTCTATTTCAAAATGCGTGGGTGAAAATCCAGAACATCTTGAGAAATACATCAAGGTTTTTGCAGAGCATTGCAAAAAGCTGCACTCCACGTCGTGCATTCCCGGCACGTTCCAAGATGCAGAGGAGAAGTATTCGCGCTTGATCGAAGAATCGAAGATGTTCCCTGAGAATGTCAAGGAATTTGCGCGTAACCTCATTAAGGAAACGCCAAAGGTTTCTCGTTGCGTCCATGGTGACATGCAGACTGGCAACCTAATTGTTAATGACAATGGCGCGTACTTTATCGATTTGGGCGAGTTTGCCTGCGGTAACCCGCTTTTCGATTTAGGTTGCTATTTCTATTTCTGCCATTATCTGCCGGATGATTATTTGCTGGCGGCCCACTACATGAATGCGGCGATGATGCACAAGTGCTGGGACGTGTTTGCAAAGTATTATTTTGGTGCCGATACTCCGGAGAAATTGGCGGCGGTGGATGCTCGCGTCAAACCGTACGTGCTGTTCTCGATTCTCGACTTTGAGCATTTGATGGCTGAAGATGCAAATTTAAAATACCTGGAAATGAATTTCCAGGTAGCTCGAAAAGACTTGGGATTGTAA
- a CDS encoding DUF4391 domain-containing protein, with amino-acid sequence MFGFPVDSEIKKIVAKDALLGRVGLLAPSSTSQKATFNEDIAQVVITNVISTKSLPVAAGARVKGFYVARVTMKRKQFNPKNVETLLHRIGQKNILLALSYGDVVRFALKYDEHIVVSKDWVFAEEFCFVFSGLNLDDVWNGIVKQVAGNPWNDALSVSENLDIQEHIAKLQKEIANLEKKARTENQPARKLEFFNRKRDMESQLTEYQNGKSEHAQP; translated from the coding sequence ATGTTTGGATTCCCTGTAGATTCTGAAATTAAAAAGATTGTGGCAAAAGATGCCCTGCTGGGACGCGTGGGGCTGCTTGCACCATCATCTACATCTCAAAAGGCGACTTTTAATGAGGATATTGCCCAAGTCGTCATTACAAACGTCATTTCTACAAAGAGCTTGCCCGTAGCAGCGGGCGCCCGCGTAAAGGGCTTTTATGTGGCTCGGGTTACGATGAAGCGAAAACAGTTCAACCCGAAGAATGTGGAGACCCTGCTTCACCGCATTGGACAAAAGAACATCCTTCTCGCTTTGAGTTATGGCGATGTGGTCCGTTTTGCGCTGAAGTATGACGAACATATTGTGGTATCAAAGGATTGGGTGTTTGCTGAAGAATTCTGCTTCGTTTTTAGCGGCCTCAACCTGGATGATGTTTGGAACGGAATTGTGAAACAGGTGGCGGGCAACCCTTGGAACGATGCCTTGAGTGTTTCCGAAAACTTGGATATTCAGGAACATATCGCCAAGTTGCAGAAGGAAATTGCGAACCTTGAAAAGAAGGCTCGCACCGAAAACCAACCCGCCCGCAAACTTGAATTTTTTAACCGCAAGCGAGACATGGAATCTCAACTCACGGAGTACCAAAATGGAAAAAGCGAACATGCACAGCCTTGA
- a CDS encoding type III restriction-modification system endonuclease, translating into MKFKFKIQQYQTDAVENTVNVFSGQPCYDNTVYRRDLGKRKGQVNVFDQDDAGFRNHDIELSESELLANIHKSQDICDIKRSASVVKSGVEACRLDIEMETGTGKTYVYLKTMFELNKRYGWSKFVVIVPSKAIREGVYKSFQTLEDHFMEYYGKKARYFIYNSDHLQQIDSYSSDAGINVMIINAQAFASSFNEEDYKKKIAEGKKIPEANRKIFDRRDEFGSRRPIDVLAANHPIVILDEPQKLEGTVTQKTMQAFKPLFILNYSATHKVQHNLIYALDALDAYRQKLVKKIQVKTLTAKNLAGTAAYMYLDDIILDPKKAPVAKIQLEVKKGTGISREYRKFEYGDKLSVASGTNAYDGFTIAEIDPLANQVVFTNGKVIYKGQVVNDTDAKTMQRLQIRETIEAHLKKEEELFKKGIKCLSLFFIDEVANYKSYEGDDEVKGFLWKTFEEEYNNIVSEKLTFFDDDYQKYLKGISAEDTHKGYFSIDKKGHACDSKAEKKLDGMSDDVSAYDLILKNKELLLSFKNPVRFIFSHSALQEGWDNPNVFQICTLRHASSNVRRRQEVGRGLRLCVNQDGDRQDLEVLGENIHNLNKLTVIANEDYAAFVSGLQSEIREALRDRPTLANKDYFFGKSIEMVGGEKHTLSDAEASLVFAYLYSNDYVDEKGHVTETYKVAKDTGTLAAMGGKLAGMETSIHRLVQATFDTELALETMVEDGNATEVPASVLNANYYKQEFQDLWKRLNHKYVYTVDYDSAELVEKAAKSINDNLMVSELTYVITEADQTGVDAFGATKTVRKKASTVSSSTVKYDLVGEIAEGAKLTRKTVVEILKKTEGKLFMFRNNPEEYIKNVVKLIKEQKATMIVEHIGYSVIDGTYDSGIFTAEKHATLDKAFLTEKHITDYIFTDGYAKKPEESVEARFAKQLESADEVAVYAKLPKAFQIPTPVGNYSPDWAIAFKKDSVKHIFFVAETKGSMDSMQLKAIEDAKIHCAERLFNEISTEDVKYHKVASYEDLLNAMEAV; encoded by the coding sequence ATGAAATTCAAGTTCAAGATTCAGCAATACCAGACCGATGCTGTCGAAAATACCGTAAACGTTTTTTCGGGGCAACCTTGCTATGACAATACCGTTTATCGCCGTGACTTGGGCAAGCGCAAAGGTCAAGTAAACGTATTCGACCAGGACGATGCGGGCTTCCGTAACCACGATATCGAACTTTCCGAAAGTGAACTGCTCGCTAACATCCACAAGTCGCAGGATATCTGCGACATCAAGCGCTCTGCAAGCGTCGTAAAGTCCGGCGTGGAAGCTTGCCGCCTCGATATCGAAATGGAAACGGGTACAGGCAAGACTTACGTGTATCTCAAGACCATGTTCGAACTCAACAAGCGTTATGGCTGGAGCAAGTTCGTGGTCATTGTCCCGAGTAAGGCCATCCGCGAAGGTGTCTATAAGAGTTTCCAGACGCTCGAAGACCACTTTATGGAATATTACGGCAAAAAGGCCCGCTATTTCATCTATAACAGCGACCATTTGCAGCAGATTGATTCCTATTCGAGCGATGCCGGCATTAATGTAATGATTATCAACGCCCAGGCGTTTGCATCTTCGTTCAACGAAGAAGATTACAAGAAGAAAATTGCCGAAGGCAAGAAAATTCCCGAAGCGAACAGGAAAATTTTTGACAGGCGCGATGAATTCGGGAGCCGTAGGCCCATTGACGTGCTGGCGGCAAACCATCCGATTGTCATTCTGGATGAACCTCAGAAACTTGAAGGAACTGTCACGCAGAAGACCATGCAGGCGTTCAAGCCGCTGTTCATCTTGAACTACTCTGCAACGCACAAGGTTCAGCACAATCTCATCTATGCCTTGGACGCTCTTGACGCCTACCGCCAAAAACTCGTGAAGAAAATTCAGGTCAAGACGCTTACTGCAAAGAACCTGGCGGGAACGGCTGCATACATGTATCTGGATGATATCATCTTAGATCCGAAAAAGGCTCCTGTTGCAAAAATTCAACTTGAAGTCAAGAAGGGTACGGGAATCAGCCGGGAATATCGCAAGTTTGAATATGGTGACAAACTTTCTGTTGCTAGCGGGACCAATGCGTATGACGGTTTCACCATTGCGGAAATTGATCCGCTCGCAAACCAGGTTGTATTTACTAACGGAAAAGTAATTTACAAGGGCCAAGTCGTAAACGATACGGACGCAAAGACGATGCAGCGTCTGCAAATCCGCGAAACTATCGAAGCTCACTTAAAAAAAGAAGAAGAACTCTTCAAGAAAGGAATCAAGTGCCTTTCGCTGTTTTTCATTGATGAAGTCGCAAATTACAAGAGCTATGAAGGCGATGACGAGGTCAAGGGTTTCCTCTGGAAAACGTTCGAAGAAGAATACAACAATATCGTTTCAGAAAAACTGACTTTTTTCGATGACGATTATCAAAAGTATCTAAAGGGAATCTCTGCCGAAGATACGCACAAGGGTTATTTCTCTATCGACAAGAAAGGCCACGCCTGCGATAGCAAGGCCGAAAAGAAACTGGACGGAATGAGTGATGATGTTTCCGCTTACGACCTTATTCTAAAGAATAAAGAACTCCTGCTCAGTTTCAAGAATCCCGTGCGATTCATTTTTAGCCATTCCGCATTGCAGGAAGGCTGGGATAACCCGAACGTATTCCAGATTTGTACGCTCCGCCACGCCAGTTCCAATGTCCGCCGCCGGCAAGAGGTGGGGCGTGGGCTACGCCTTTGCGTCAATCAGGATGGTGACCGCCAGGATTTGGAAGTCTTGGGCGAAAACATCCATAATCTGAACAAACTGACTGTCATTGCTAACGAAGATTACGCCGCATTTGTAAGTGGCTTGCAATCCGAAATCAGGGAAGCGCTTCGCGATAGGCCGACGCTGGCCAACAAGGATTACTTCTTCGGGAAATCGATTGAAATGGTCGGTGGTGAAAAGCATACGCTTTCGGATGCCGAAGCAAGCCTTGTATTTGCATACCTTTACAGCAACGATTATGTCGATGAAAAGGGGCATGTTACAGAAACATATAAAGTCGCCAAAGATACCGGAACGCTTGCCGCAATGGGCGGTAAATTGGCCGGAATGGAAACAAGTATCCATAGACTTGTGCAGGCGACATTCGATACGGAACTTGCGCTCGAAACGATGGTCGAAGACGGAAACGCAACCGAGGTTCCGGCAAGCGTCTTGAACGCGAACTACTACAAGCAGGAATTTCAGGATTTGTGGAAACGCTTAAACCACAAGTATGTCTATACCGTCGATTATGACAGTGCAGAACTTGTGGAAAAGGCCGCCAAGAGTATCAATGACAATTTGATGGTGAGCGAACTGACATACGTGATTACCGAAGCCGACCAGACCGGAGTTGATGCGTTCGGTGCGACAAAGACTGTCCGCAAGAAGGCTTCTACAGTATCTTCATCAACGGTAAAATATGACCTAGTAGGTGAAATTGCCGAAGGTGCAAAACTTACCCGCAAGACGGTCGTTGAAATCCTGAAAAAGACCGAAGGCAAGTTGTTCATGTTCCGCAACAATCCCGAAGAGTACATCAAGAATGTGGTGAAACTCATCAAGGAACAGAAAGCGACCATGATTGTGGAACACATCGGTTATTCTGTGATTGACGGAACTTACGATAGCGGTATCTTTACCGCCGAGAAACACGCCACGCTCGACAAGGCGTTCCTTACGGAAAAGCATATCACCGACTACATCTTTACTGACGGCTATGCCAAAAAGCCCGAAGAAAGCGTAGAAGCGCGCTTCGCAAAGCAGCTTGAATCTGCTGACGAAGTGGCCGTGTACGCAAAGCTCCCGAAGGCATTCCAGATTCCGACTCCGGTTGGCAACTACTCGCCCGATTGGGCCATTGCCTTCAAGAAGGATTCCGTGAAGCACATCTTCTTTGTCGCCGAAACCAAGGGCAGCATGGATTCCATGCAGCTCAAGGCCATCGAAGATGCAAAGATTCACTGCGCCGAACGCCTCTTCAACGAAATCTCGACCGAAGACGTGAAATACCACAAAGTCGCAAGCTATGAAGATTTGTTGAATGCTATGGAGGCTGTGTAA